A single region of the Leptodactylus fuscus isolate aLepFus1 chromosome 5, aLepFus1.hap2, whole genome shotgun sequence genome encodes:
- the LOC142204221 gene encoding olfactory receptor 5B21-like, with amino-acid sequence MNMTQVTMFEFSGLTQDPKLSIVLLIFFLLVYFITVVGNVGLFTIVYKTSTLHTPMYYFLSYLSVVDLFYSSTITPKMIADLISVKKAISFSGCALQFFFFTMFSTIDVLLLSNMSYDRYVAICYPLHYGSIMTQPKCLLLGIFAFSFSILPSSVHTNCIFNLQYCGPNLIDHFYCDIPSVLRLSCSKTFTCEMVSLLFVGIYGVGSMATILVSYIYILVAILHIKSTKGRQKAFSTCSSHVICASIFYVSVFLTYLRLPSEHFQKQDKVASVFYAVITPMLNPLIYSLRNQEVKSVIVKALSYLRDVTMKEAK; translated from the coding sequence ATGAACATGACCCAAGTGACAATGTTTGAGTTTTCTGGACTGACCCAGGATCCAAAACTGTCCATCGTTCTCTTGATATTCTTCCTGctggtatattttattactgtggttggtaatgttggGTTGTTCACCATTGTCTATAAGACGTCCACCCTCCACACTCCCATGTATTACTTCCTCAGTTACCTCTCGGTGGTGGACCTCTTCTACTCTTCAACAATTACCCCCAAGATGATTGCTGATCTTATCTCTGTTAAGAAGGCCATCTCCTTCAGTGGTTGTGCCCTCCAGTTCTTCTTCTTTACCATGTTTTCAACTATAGATGTTCTTCTCCTCTCGAACATGTCCTATGACCGCTATGTGGCCATCTGCTACCCTCTACATTATGGGTCCATAATGACACAACCTAAATGTTTGCTTCTAGGAATTTTTGCCTTTTCTTTTAGCATTTTGCCATCTTCAGTGCACACCAACTGTATATTCAACCTTCAATATTGTGGCCCAAACCTCATTGACCATTTCTACTGTGACATCCCGTCAGTGCTGAGGCTGTCCTGCTCTAAGACCTTCACCTGTGAAATGGTTAGTCTTTTGTTTGTAGGAATTTATGGTGTAGGCTCAATGGCCACCATACTGGTGTCCTACATCTATATCTTGGTGGCCATTCTACATATAAAGTCTACTAAGGGCAGACAGAAAGCCTTCAGCACCTGCTCCTCACACGTCATctgcgcctccatcttctacgtCTCCGTGTTCCTCACTTACTTACGTCTTCCTTCTGAGCACTTTCAGAAACAAGACAAGGTGGCTTCTGTATTTTATGCCGTCATAACCCCGATGCTAAATCCTCTGATCTACAGCCTGAGGAACCAAGAGGTAAAATCAGTCATTGTAAAGGCATTGAGCTACCTTAGAGATGTGACGATGAAAGAAGCTAAGTGA